A part of Setaria viridis chromosome 8, Setaria_viridis_v4.0, whole genome shotgun sequence genomic DNA contains:
- the LOC117833959 gene encoding small ribosomal subunit protein uS14: MGHSNVWNSHPKNYGPGSRVCRVCANPHGLIRKYGLMCCRQCFRSNAKDIGFIKYR; encoded by the exons ATGGGCCACTCCAACGTGTGGAACTCGCACCCCAAGAACTACGGGCCCGGCTCCCGCGTCTG CCGGGTCTGCGCAAATCCTCATGGACTGATCAGGAAGTATGGGCTCATGTGCTGCAGGCAGTGCTTCCGCAGCAATGCCAAGGACATTGGCTTCATCAAG TACCGCTGA
- the LOC117833958 gene encoding transcription factor BHLH133 yields MEAKCASIWNEESEMIAHLQSVFWNSSDADASLSSPNSSTSSCIEPSTLPTALFLPLIGRESYDTAPFRNTAADWCFDHQSQAFAPIANAVTGDKRAVRIDDGRKKSTNSNKKARIVAPVLRTLSSSALDDEANNELINHSSSEDDSIGMCEESVVMKQRSSSRGRSRSSKNSQSVYAKKRRERINEKLKTLQQLIPNGTKVDMSTMLEEAVQYVKFLQLQIKLLSSDETWMYAPLAYNHMTIDINMNSSVKQ; encoded by the exons ATGGAAGCGAAGTGCGCATCCATTTGGAATGAGGAATCTGAGATGATTGCTCACCTGCAGTCCGTGTTCTGGAACAGCAGCGATGCTGATGCCAGCCTTTCTTCTCCTAACAGTAGCACTAGTTCTTGTATTGAACCTAGCACATTGCCTACTGCCTTGTTCCTTCCACTTATTGGACGAGAGAGTTATGATACAGCACCATTTCGGAACACTGCCGCAGATTGGTGCTTTGATCACCAGAGTCAGGCCTTTGCTCCAATTGCTAATGCAGTTACTGGTGACAAGAGGGCGGTTCGCATAGATGATGGTAGGAAGAAGAGTACGAACAGTAACAAGAAAGCCCGTATCGTTGCCCCA GTATTGAGGACCTTAAGTTCAAGTGCTCTTGATGATGAGGCCAATAACGAGCTTATCAATCACAGCAGCTCTGAAGATGATTCCATTGGCATGTGTGAGGAGTCTGTTGTTATGAAACAAAGAAGCAGTTCAAGAGGTCGCAGTCGGTCCTCAAAGAATTCACAGAGCGTTTATGCAAAG aagagaagagagaggattAATGAAAAGCTAAAAACACTGCAGCAGCTTATTCCCAATGGCACCAAA GTTGACATGAGCACTATGCTGGAAGAAGCAGTTCAGTACGTCAAGTTTCTGCAGCTTCAAATAAAG CTGTTGAGCTCTGATGAGACATGGATGTACGCTCCTCTTGCCTACAACCACATGACCATTGATATTAATATGAATTCTTCTGTGAAGCAATGA
- the LOC117866352 gene encoding adenylyl-sulfate kinase 3 gives MLARAIPRPCSGGSGVNDVRCRHDAPGTRPWVPGGLARGAGVKLVAVRPATTVVAAAAGERRRTAGPEPVATAAAAAADGTQLANGSVVAGISKLVTSTVGKSTNILWHECPIGQNERQMLLNQKGCVVWITGLSGSGKSTLACALSRELHSRGHLAYVLDGDNLRHGLNRDLSFKAEDRAENIRRVGEVAKLFADAGLICIASLISPYRSDRSACRNLLPNSSFIEVFLNAPLEVCEARDPKGLYKLARAGKIKGFTGIDDPYEPPSDCEIVIECKIGDCPSPKSMADQVVSYLEANGFLED, from the exons ATGCTCGCGAGGGCCATTCCGCGGCcgtgctccggcggcagcggcgtcaaCGACGTCCGGTGCCGCCACGACGCACCGGGCACGAGGCCGTGGGTGCCCGGTGGCCTCGCACGCGGAGCTGGCGTCAAGCTCGTCGCGGtgaggccggcgacgacggttgtggcggcggccgccggggagaggaggaggacggcggggccggagccggtggccaccgccgcggcggcggcggcggacgggacgCAGCTCGCCAATGGGTCGGTCGTCGCAG GTATCAGCAAGCTTGTGACCTCGACCGTTGGGAAATCGACAAATATCCTGTGGCATGAGTGCCCCATAGGGCAGAACGAGAGGCAGATGTTGCTGAACCAGAAGGGTTGTGTCGTGTGGATCACGGGACTAAGTGGTTCAG GAAAGAGCACGCTCGCATGCGCGCTGAGCAGGGAGCTGCACTCCAGAGGGCATCTGGCATATGTTCTTGATGGGGACAACCTCAGACACGGGTTGAACCGGGATCTCAGCTTCAAAGCAGAGGACCGTGCTGAAAACATACGCAGAGTAG GAGAAGTAGCAAAGCTATTCGCAGATGCTGGCCTGATCTGCATTGCTAGCTTGATATCACCTTACAGAAGTGACCGAAGCGCGTGTCGCAATTTGCTGCCCAATTCTTCATTCATAGAG GTATTTCTGAATGCCCCACTTGAGGTATGCGAAGCGAGGGATCCAAAGGGGTTGTACAAGCTTGCCCGTGCCGGCAAAATCAAAG GGTTTACTGGGATTGATGATCCTTATGAACCACCATCTGATTGTGAG ATAGTGATAGAGTGCAAAATTGGGGACTGCCCTTCACCTAAATCAATGGCTGATCAAGTAGTGTCATATCTCGAAGCAAACGGATTCTTAGAGGACTAG
- the LOC117866297 gene encoding protein neprosin, translating to MAATRACLVALAVALAFLLLEGPTMAAALGTAGGSSEEHLRQVRSFLRRVNKAPVTSIQSPDGDIIDCVPISKQPAFDHPLLKNHTMQMQPSYHPRGDSNIAPHPITQAWHQNGKCPENTVPIRRTKEEDVLRASSVNLYGKKRPDSIPNIHPETSVTTGHEYAVASSADGQYYGTQIKVNLWKPMTETAEDFSLTQLWTVAGSYANNDLNTIEVGWQVYQSFYGDNNPRLFIYWTRDAYRTTGCYNLGCSGFVQTNNQIALGGTLSPQSVYGGSQYEICILVWKDPNTGNWWLQVGGTNVGYWPSSIFTHLKNSASYIQWGGKVFSSSAGQTSTDMGSGHFPGEGFGKASYIRNIQVVDSSNYLRQASGLGFIINPSPSCYNVQSGTSSNDWGTYIFYGGPGRNSNCP from the exons ATGGCAGCGACGCGAGCGTGCTTGGTCGCGCTCGCCGTGGCTCTCGCGTTTCTCCTCTTGGAGGGGCCAACAATGGCAGCGGCGTTGGGGACTGCCGGAGGATCGTCGGAAGAGCACCTGAGGCAGGTGCGAAGCTTCCTCAGGCGGGTCAACAAGGCTCCTGTCACGAGCATTCAG AGCCCAGATGGAGATATCATAGACTGTGTGCCCATCTCCAAACAGCCTGCATTCGATCATCCCCTCCTGAAGAACCATACCATGCAG ATGCAGCCTTCTTACCATCCTAGAGGTGACTCCAACATTGCACCTCATCCAATCACCCAAGCATGGCACCAGAATGGCAAGTGCCCTGAGAACACCGTACCAATCCGAAGGACAAAGGAGGAGGATGTCCTGAGGGCCAGCTCGGTCAATTTGTATGGAAAGAAGAGGCCCGACAGCATACCAAATATCCACCCTGAAACTAGTGTGACGACTGGCCATGAG TATGCTGTAGCATCTTCAGCAGATGGCCAATACTATGGAACTCAAATCAAGGTAAATCTGTGGAAACCAATGACCGAGACGGCCGAAGACTTCAGCTTGACCCAACTCTGGACCGTTGCAGGGTCCTATGCCAACAACGATCTCAATACCATTGAAGTAGGATGGCAG GTTTACCAAAGTTTCTATGGGGATAACAATCCTAGACTCTTCATCTACTGGACT CGTGATGCGTATCGAACAACAGGATGCTACAATCTAGGGTGCTCAGGATTCGTCCAGACAAACAATCAGATTGCTCTCGGTGGTACCCTCTCCCCTCAGTCCGTCTATGGTGGCTCACAATACGAAATATGTATTCTAGTTTGGAAG GACCCAAACACGGGCAACTGGTGGCTGCAAGTAGGAGGCACTAATGTGGGCTATTGGCCATCATCCATCTTCACCCACTTGAAAAACAGTGCCTCCTATATTCAGTGGGGTGGCAAGGTGTTCTCGTCTAGCGCCGGTCAAACTTCGACAGACATGGGCAGTGGACACTTCCCTGGGGAAGGGTTTGGCAAGGCCAGCTACATCAGGAACATCCAAGTGGTAGATTCATCCAACTATCTCAGACAAGCAAGTGGTTTGGGCTTCATAATAAATCCGTCCCCCAGCTGCTATAACGTGCAGAGTGGCACCAGTAGCAACGACTGGGGCACATACATCTTTTATGGAGGACCTGGGAGGAACTCTAACTGCCCATAG